A window of the Polaribacter sp. HaHaR_3_91 genome harbors these coding sequences:
- a CDS encoding alkaline phosphatase, giving the protein MIKNLMIISIAFFCAIGYSQTKQNAKYVFLFIGDGMGANQVYATEMFLNAKSNEIKADKLLMNSFPVNSNMTNYSASSYVTTSCAAATAMSTGFKTNNGIIGKSPDKKIAYENISQKAKKAGFKVGILSSVMIDHATPASFYAHQDSRNMYYEISMELPNYNIDYFGGGGFHHPKGKKGDQPDSFENAIKKGYTIADSHKEFNKLKNGDEKIIAINPEMYPSGEFYWAIDKKEGALSLADFTKKGIEVIDNDKGFFMMVEGGKIDWACHGNDGVSMVHEVIAFNDAIKEAYEFYKERPDETLIIVTADHETGALTTGINYATHPELLKYQIISVQEFKRKMTELKNTDPEVSFNTILDLVQADFGLGNNDIGLFLDDKELALLKSAYNKQFKGNKNVNADADYLSKTEVKSIGETAAYILNKKAGISWGSGDHSGTPIPVKVIGKGQEEFSEYFDNTDLPKKIEKLMGI; this is encoded by the coding sequence ATGATAAAGAATCTAATGATAATTTCAATAGCCTTTTTTTGTGCTATTGGATATAGCCAAACAAAACAAAATGCAAAATATGTATTTCTGTTCATTGGTGATGGTATGGGAGCAAATCAAGTTTATGCTACCGAAATGTTTTTAAATGCAAAATCTAATGAGATTAAAGCAGACAAACTATTAATGAATAGTTTTCCGGTGAACTCGAATATGACTAACTATTCAGCTAGTTCTTATGTTACCACATCTTGTGCAGCAGCAACAGCAATGTCAACTGGGTTTAAAACGAATAATGGTATTATAGGAAAATCACCCGATAAAAAAATAGCTTATGAAAACATATCTCAAAAAGCAAAAAAAGCAGGTTTTAAAGTCGGAATCTTGTCAAGTGTAATGATAGATCACGCTACTCCAGCTTCCTTTTATGCACATCAAGATTCTCGTAATATGTATTACGAAATTAGTATGGAGTTACCCAATTATAATATCGATTATTTTGGAGGCGGAGGTTTTCATCATCCTAAAGGAAAAAAAGGAGATCAACCAGATTCATTTGAAAATGCTATTAAAAAGGGCTATACCATTGCAGATTCTCATAAGGAATTTAATAAACTAAAAAATGGTGATGAAAAAATAATTGCCATAAATCCTGAAATGTATCCTTCAGGAGAATTTTACTGGGCTATTGATAAAAAAGAAGGCGCGCTTTCTCTTGCCGATTTCACAAAAAAAGGAATTGAAGTAATTGACAATGATAAAGGTTTTTTTATGATGGTAGAAGGAGGTAAAATTGATTGGGCTTGTCATGGAAACGATGGTGTATCCATGGTTCATGAAGTAATCGCTTTTAATGATGCAATTAAAGAAGCCTATGAGTTTTATAAAGAACGACCAGATGAAACATTAATAATAGTTACTGCAGACCATGAAACAGGCGCTCTAACTACAGGGATAAATTATGCCACACATCCTGAATTGTTGAAATACCAAATAATTTCAGTTCAAGAGTTTAAAAGAAAAATGACTGAACTTAAAAATACGGATCCAGAAGTTTCTTTCAATACTATTTTAGATTTAGTACAGGCAGATTTTGGTTTAGGAAACAATGATATCGGTTTGTTTTTAGATGATAAAGAATTAGCCTTATTAAAATCAGCCTACAACAAACAGTTTAAAGGAAATAAGAACGTAAATGCGGATGCCGATTATTTAAGTAAAACCGAGGTAAAATCCATTGGAGAAACAGCAGCCTATATTTTAAATAAAAAGGCAGGAATAAGTTGGGGTTCTGGCGATCATTCTGGCACACCGATTCCTGTTAAAGTTATAGGTAAAGGTCAAGAAGAGTTCTCTGAGTATTTCGATAATACCGATTTACCAAAAAAAATAGAGAAACTTATGGGGATATAG
- a CDS encoding endo-1,4-beta-xylanase codes for MFNKINTTLLLLSICLLSCKEAKKETVIETPQNKTSLKDSFKEDFLLGTALNTGQIKEVNALQTTLITREFNAITPENDLKWEQIHPKKDTYNFEVSDAYVAFGNKNNMHVVGHTLLWHSQLAPWVHEITNKDTLVNTITKHINTIAGRYKGKIDSWDVVNEALNEDGSPRESLFYKIFGDESYLELAFKLAEQAAPDAELVYNDYNLWKPAKREGVIRIVKNLQAKGIKVDGVGMQAHWSLEGPSLEDIENSIIAYSDLGVKVMFTELDITVLPNPWELDGAAVEQSYERYENDPKMNPYPNGLTEDIELKIAKRYEDIFNLFLIHKDKISRVTFWGVNDGQSWLNDWPIKGRTNYPLLFGRDDKPKEVYNNVIALKNKAN; via the coding sequence ATGTTTAATAAAATTAATACAACTTTACTCTTGTTATCAATTTGCCTTTTAAGCTGTAAAGAAGCAAAAAAAGAAACTGTAATTGAAACACCTCAAAATAAGACGTCTTTAAAAGATAGTTTTAAAGAAGATTTTTTACTAGGAACAGCACTTAATACAGGTCAAATTAAAGAAGTAAATGCATTGCAAACAACTTTAATAACAAGAGAGTTTAATGCTATTACTCCAGAGAACGATTTAAAATGGGAGCAAATTCACCCTAAAAAAGACACTTATAATTTTGAGGTATCAGATGCTTATGTTGCTTTTGGTAATAAAAATAATATGCATGTTGTGGGGCATACCCTGCTTTGGCATAGTCAACTTGCACCTTGGGTACATGAAATTACAAATAAAGATACTTTAGTAAATACCATTACAAAGCATATAAATACAATTGCAGGTAGATATAAAGGGAAAATTGATTCTTGGGATGTTGTAAATGAAGCTTTAAATGAAGATGGGTCTCCAAGAGAATCTCTATTTTATAAAATTTTTGGAGATGAAAGCTATTTAGAATTAGCTTTTAAACTTGCCGAACAAGCAGCACCAGATGCAGAGCTAGTCTACAACGATTACAATCTTTGGAAACCAGCAAAAAGAGAAGGAGTTATTAGAATTGTAAAAAATCTACAAGCAAAAGGTATTAAAGTTGATGGTGTAGGTATGCAAGCACATTGGAGTCTAGAAGGTCCATCTTTAGAAGATATTGAAAACAGTATAATTGCGTATTCAGACTTAGGAGTAAAAGTAATGTTTACAGAATTAGACATTACCGTTCTGCCAAATCCTTGGGAGTTGGATGGAGCTGCTGTAGAGCAAAGTTATGAAAGATACGAGAATGATCCAAAAATGAATCCTTATCCAAATGGATTAACAGAAGACATTGAATTAAAAATAGCAAAACGTTATGAAGATATATTTAATCTTTTCTTAATACACAAAGATAAAATTAGCCGTGTTACTTTTTGGGGAGTTAACGATGGGCAATCTTGGTTAAATGATTGGCCAATTAAAGGGAGAACAAATTATCCATTACTTTTTGGACGAGATGATAAACCAAAAGAAGTATATAATAATGTAATTGCGCTTAAAAATAAGGCAAACTAA
- a CDS encoding aldose epimerase family protein translates to MNLITPENFRYTLNNKSIKLFTLKNKNGIVSQITNYGGRVVNLFVPDKNGVFKDVVLGYDSAKDYLEKPDHFFGAIIGRYGNRIANGKFSIDNNEFLLAKNESENQLHGGEKGFHVVVWQAKQLSDSTLELTYFSKHLDQGFPGNLEVKVVYTLTDKNELQIEYSAISDAKTVVNLTNHSYFNLSGDFNKSIENHLFQIKASHYLPVNDKMVPLGSLENVMNSPFDFRKLKTLKKVINKEHQQIVLGSGFDHNFVLDDVNAGFVAKVVDEKSGRSLEVYTTEPGVQFYSGNHLNNLEGKNDILYQKRAAFCLETQHFPNSPNQTSFPSTLLLPREKYFSRTIYKFSVYK, encoded by the coding sequence ATGAATTTAATCACTCCTGAAAATTTTAGATATACTTTAAATAACAAATCAATTAAATTATTTACTCTAAAAAATAAGAACGGAATTGTTAGTCAGATTACCAATTATGGAGGTAGGGTTGTAAACCTTTTTGTTCCTGATAAAAATGGTGTTTTTAAAGATGTTGTTTTAGGCTACGATTCTGCAAAAGATTATTTAGAAAAGCCAGATCATTTTTTTGGAGCTATTATTGGTCGTTATGGAAATAGAATTGCAAATGGTAAATTTAGCATAGATAATAATGAGTTTTTATTGGCTAAAAACGAATCAGAAAACCAATTACATGGAGGTGAAAAAGGTTTTCATGTTGTTGTTTGGCAAGCAAAACAACTATCAGATTCTACTTTAGAATTAACTTATTTTTCAAAACATTTAGATCAGGGTTTTCCGGGTAATTTAGAAGTGAAAGTAGTGTATACGTTAACAGATAAAAATGAATTACAAATAGAATATTCTGCAATTTCAGATGCAAAAACGGTAGTAAACTTAACAAATCATTCTTACTTTAATTTATCGGGCGATTTTAATAAATCCATAGAGAATCATTTATTTCAAATAAAGGCAAGTCATTATTTACCTGTAAATGATAAAATGGTTCCTTTGGGTAGTTTAGAAAATGTTATGAATTCTCCTTTCGATTTTAGAAAACTAAAAACCTTAAAGAAAGTTATTAATAAAGAACATCAACAAATAGTATTAGGTAGTGGTTTTGATCATAATTTTGTTTTGGACGATGTGAATGCTGGTTTTGTTGCAAAAGTAGTTGATGAAAAATCTGGCAGAAGTTTAGAGGTTTATACTACCGAACCCGGAGTACAATTTTATTCAGGCAATCATTTAAATAACTTAGAAGGCAAAAACGATATTTTATATCAAAAAAGAGCAGCGTTTTGTTTAGAGACGCAACATTTTCCAAATAGTCCTAATCAAACCAGCTTTCCATCAACCTTATTACTACCAAGAGAAAAGTATTTTTCAAGAACTATTTATAAGTTTAGTGTTTATAAGTGA
- a CDS encoding sugar phosphate isomerase/epimerase, producing MKSVLYLIIVLNSFVSFAQEKDSLFSQKERLRQYAGQWVSAINPSTDSVAKFPQIKMSSINNFNNHSLTVDVLQKDSTNQYDQILHEIIGYDRVTDTIFAAGHNAQGAFFTGKGAFSSENHWTMQDKDLNGNKTMKVDFNFQNYTDVILEGFDTNEKRLWKTRYIKNNPKDKNIGIQLVSVHKEMLKKPEQTLIQLGRMGYSYVETFVYKEGGFYGQSPEQFKVMVEKSGMKFLGSMTFFDPEDKNDDAAINTWWNKTIQDHKKAGVEYLSTSNSKLKGIKTIKELKEYSNYYNKVGKLCKENGLKFVYHNHADEFLKVEGVTIYDYFLQNTNPEYVYFQSDVYWMQVGGVNPVHYFKTYPNRFISWHVKDYKELGASGKIDFKDIFNYQEIAGVQYILSEVEEYSFPPLFSVGLAWEYIYYELLK from the coding sequence ATGAAAAGCGTTCTATATTTAATAATAGTTTTAAATTCATTTGTCAGTTTTGCTCAAGAAAAGGATAGTCTATTCTCTCAAAAAGAGAGACTTAGACAATATGCTGGTCAATGGGTAAGTGCTATTAATCCCAGTACAGATAGTGTAGCAAAATTTCCTCAAATAAAAATGAGTAGCATAAATAATTTTAATAATCATTCGCTCACGGTTGATGTTTTACAAAAAGATAGTACCAATCAATACGATCAAATACTGCATGAAATTATTGGTTATGATAGGGTTACCGATACTATTTTTGCTGCCGGTCATAATGCACAAGGCGCATTTTTTACAGGAAAAGGTGCCTTTTCTTCAGAAAATCATTGGACCATGCAAGACAAAGATCTCAATGGTAATAAAACAATGAAGGTTGATTTTAACTTTCAAAATTATACGGATGTTATATTGGAAGGATTTGACACTAATGAAAAGCGTTTATGGAAAACGAGATACATTAAAAATAATCCTAAAGACAAAAATATTGGTATTCAATTGGTTTCTGTTCACAAAGAGATGCTAAAAAAACCAGAACAAACCTTAATTCAGTTAGGTAGAATGGGGTATAGCTATGTTGAGACTTTTGTTTATAAAGAAGGTGGCTTTTATGGTCAAAGTCCAGAGCAGTTTAAGGTTATGGTTGAAAAATCTGGCATGAAATTTTTGGGCTCAATGACTTTTTTCGATCCTGAAGATAAAAATGATGATGCTGCAATAAATACGTGGTGGAATAAAACGATACAAGACCATAAAAAAGCAGGTGTTGAATATCTATCGACCTCAAATAGTAAATTAAAAGGTATTAAGACGATTAAAGAACTTAAAGAGTATTCTAATTATTATAATAAAGTTGGAAAACTTTGTAAAGAGAACGGATTGAAGTTTGTGTATCATAATCATGCTGATGAATTTTTAAAGGTAGAAGGCGTAACTATTTATGATTATTTTCTTCAAAACACCAATCCTGAGTATGTCTATTTTCAATCTGATGTATATTGGATGCAGGTGGGCGGTGTAAATCCTGTCCATTATTTTAAAACCTATCCTAACCGATTTATTAGTTGGCATGTAAAAGACTATAAAGAATTAGGTGCAAGTGGTAAAATAGATTTCAAAGATATTTTTAACTATCAAGAAATAGCTGGAGTTCAATATATCTTGTCCGAAGTTGAAGAGTATAGCTTTCCTCCTTTGTTTAGTGTCGGTTTAGCTTGGGAATATATTTATTATGAATTATTAAAATAA
- a CDS encoding ThuA domain-containing protein, with protein sequence MKAFTMKYLLLTIFFFTMIKTNAQDQFRVLLFTQHDTWHYNTIPVAVEAFQEMAAENQFQFDWTQRPDDLIEKLPKYDVVIFMNANANFLTPKHMDALKAFMKRGGGFVGIHGTADGENDNAWFDGLVGAKFVDHPKLQAAIVNVKNNDFPATWHLPNKWLRSDEWYNFKNMNLDKLNILLTVDEASYDFTAGYDDIPLKGMGAEHPISWYQEYEGGRSFYTALGHKPESFKDKNFLNHILGAIYWVQHK encoded by the coding sequence ATGAAAGCTTTTACAATGAAGTATCTTTTATTAACTATATTTTTCTTTACAATGATTAAAACCAATGCGCAAGACCAGTTTCGTGTTTTATTGTTTACCCAACATGATACTTGGCACTACAATACCATTCCTGTTGCTGTTGAGGCTTTTCAAGAAATGGCAGCAGAAAATCAGTTTCAATTTGATTGGACACAAAGACCAGATGATCTTATAGAAAAATTACCAAAATATGATGTAGTCATATTTATGAACGCCAATGCCAATTTTTTAACACCAAAACATATGGATGCTTTAAAAGCATTTATGAAACGAGGTGGAGGCTTTGTTGGTATACACGGAACAGCAGATGGTGAAAATGATAATGCTTGGTTTGATGGTCTTGTTGGAGCAAAATTTGTAGATCATCCAAAATTACAAGCCGCAATTGTAAACGTCAAGAATAATGATTTTCCAGCAACTTGGCATCTACCAAATAAATGGCTTCGTAGTGATGAATGGTATAACTTTAAAAACATGAATTTAGATAAACTGAATATTCTATTAACTGTTGATGAGGCTTCTTATGATTTTACTGCGGGTTATGATGATATTCCGTTAAAAGGCATGGGAGCAGAACATCCTATTTCTTGGTACCAAGAATATGAAGGAGGAAGATCGTTTTACACAGCTTTAGGTCACAAACCAGAATCGTTTAAAGACAAAAACTTTTTGAATCACATTTTGGGTGCAATATATTGGGTGCAACATAAATAA
- a CDS encoding endo-1,4-beta-xylanase, protein MKKSKFTCTLICVLMLVITSCNNDKTPKETSNNLPVSNKDIALKRAFEKQFLLGSAINDDIVSGKENILNQIVKKEFNTITPENCMKAEVVNPKPGVYDFKAADEFVAFGKENNMFIVGHTLIWHNQTPAWFFTNEKGGANTPEEQKERLRTHIKAVAGRYAGKVHAWDVVNEVIDNDGSYRSTTWVNSIGDGDEMVKLAFKYASEYAPDTELYYNDFNAWRPEKRDGIVRMVKMLKEAGIRIDGVGIQAHWGLNFPKKKYIQEAIDAYAALGIKVMITELDVDVLPVTKEGQIIGRSMMEPQFQLEEFEIFLDPYKDGLPKAVEQDLANRYKELFEIFVKNKDKIDRVTLWGVHDGMSWKNDYPIPNRTNYPLLYNRDMQPKLARKAILETIQ, encoded by the coding sequence ATGAAAAAATCAAAATTCACATGTACGCTAATTTGTGTTTTAATGCTTGTAATTACAAGTTGTAATAATGATAAAACACCAAAAGAAACTAGTAATAATTTACCTGTGTCTAATAAGGATATTGCACTAAAACGCGCTTTTGAAAAACAGTTTTTATTAGGTAGTGCAATAAACGATGATATTGTTTCTGGAAAAGAGAATATTTTAAACCAAATTGTAAAAAAGGAGTTCAATACAATTACACCAGAAAACTGTATGAAAGCAGAGGTGGTAAATCCGAAGCCTGGAGTTTATGATTTTAAAGCTGCAGATGAATTTGTTGCTTTTGGGAAAGAAAATAACATGTTTATTGTTGGACATACTTTGATATGGCACAACCAAACACCAGCTTGGTTTTTTACCAATGAAAAAGGAGGAGCTAATACTCCAGAAGAACAAAAAGAACGATTGCGTACCCACATTAAAGCTGTTGCAGGTAGATATGCAGGTAAAGTACATGCTTGGGACGTGGTTAATGAGGTTATTGACAATGATGGTTCTTATAGATCTACAACATGGGTAAATAGCATTGGAGATGGAGATGAAATGGTTAAGTTGGCATTTAAATATGCTAGTGAATATGCTCCTGATACAGAATTGTATTATAATGATTTTAATGCTTGGCGACCAGAAAAAAGAGATGGTATAGTACGCATGGTAAAAATGCTTAAAGAAGCAGGTATTCGTATTGACGGTGTTGGTATTCAGGCACATTGGGGCCTTAATTTCCCTAAGAAAAAGTACATTCAAGAAGCTATTGATGCCTATGCTGCATTAGGAATAAAAGTGATGATTACGGAATTAGATGTTGATGTATTACCAGTTACTAAAGAAGGTCAAATAATAGGGCGTAGTATGATGGAACCACAATTTCAATTAGAAGAGTTTGAAATATTTTTAGATCCCTATAAAGATGGTTTGCCTAAAGCAGTAGAACAGGATTTAGCGAATCGTTATAAAGAATTATTTGAAATTTTTGTAAAGAACAAAGATAAAATTGATAGAGTAACTTTATGGGGTGTTCATGATGGTATGTCTTGGAAAAATGATTATCCAATACCAAATAGAACGAATTACCCTCTTTTGTATAATAGAGATATGCAACCAAAATTGGCTAGAAAAGCTATTTTAGAAACGATACAATAA
- a CDS encoding MFS transporter, producing MTTISHKLSVKEKVGYALGDLAANLVFQTLVTYLSYFYTDIYGLKPEDAALVTLTVGLIAAFGFNPMVGALADRTNTKMGKFRPWILWTAIPLGVTALLAFTTPDFEYQGKVIYAVITYTLLLLLYSANNLPYAALSGVITGDMKERNSLSAYRFVGVLGAQFFVQVFMYDLILKAGDGNKAAGMETVMTYLAIIGTIMLMITFFTTKERVIPKPEQKSSLKEDLSDLFKNKPWVIMLVLTTLIFVTLAMKGGSYVYYFENFVNEEKLRAFLDPYRSILPTFENETSFGLGVFNGIGILVGLIGIILSKRLADKFGKRNVFAISLFISTLFIIAFYFYQPESIELIFVTQILHMFFYGIGTPILWTMIADVADFSEWKTNRRATAIIFSAMMVGLKGGISIGSALVSSILGAYGYDSHLEIQSEAAINGTKLLISVYAAIPFLIGVGLLYFYEIDKKMELKIEKELNERRAI from the coding sequence ATGACAACTATTTCACACAAATTATCTGTAAAAGAAAAAGTAGGTTATGCTCTTGGAGATTTAGCAGCCAATTTAGTTTTTCAAACTCTAGTAACCTATCTTTCCTATTTTTATACAGATATTTATGGCTTAAAACCAGAAGATGCCGCATTAGTAACCTTAACAGTTGGACTTATAGCTGCGTTTGGTTTTAACCCTATGGTGGGTGCTTTGGCAGATAGAACAAATACCAAAATGGGTAAATTTAGACCCTGGATTTTATGGACTGCAATCCCCTTAGGAGTAACTGCATTATTAGCTTTTACTACGCCAGATTTTGAATATCAAGGAAAGGTTATTTATGCTGTAATTACCTATACTTTATTGTTATTGTTATACTCTGCAAATAATTTACCTTATGCTGCTCTAAGTGGTGTTATTACAGGAGATATGAAAGAGCGTAATAGCTTATCTGCATATCGATTTGTGGGTGTTTTAGGGGCACAGTTTTTTGTGCAAGTTTTTATGTATGATTTAATTCTAAAGGCAGGTGATGGTAACAAAGCAGCAGGTATGGAAACCGTAATGACCTATTTAGCCATTATAGGAACCATAATGTTAATGATTACCTTTTTTACCACAAAAGAAAGAGTAATACCTAAGCCAGAACAAAAATCTAGTTTAAAAGAAGATTTATCAGATTTGTTTAAAAATAAACCTTGGGTGATTATGTTGGTGCTTACAACACTAATATTTGTCACATTAGCAATGAAAGGCGGTTCTTATGTTTATTATTTCGAAAACTTTGTAAACGAAGAAAAGTTAAGAGCGTTTTTAGACCCATATAGATCGATATTACCCACATTTGAAAATGAAACCTCTTTTGGTTTAGGGGTGTTTAACGGAATTGGAATTCTAGTTGGTTTAATAGGTATCATTCTTTCTAAACGTTTGGCAGATAAATTCGGAAAACGAAATGTTTTTGCCATTTCGCTCTTTATTTCAACCTTATTTATTATTGCTTTTTATTTTTATCAACCAGAATCTATAGAGTTAATCTTTGTAACTCAGATTTTACACATGTTTTTTTACGGAATTGGGACTCCAATTCTTTGGACAATGATTGCCGATGTAGCAGATTTTTCTGAATGGAAAACAAACAGAAGAGCAACTGCCATTATATTTTCTGCAATGATGGTTGGTTTAAAAGGAGGTATTAGTATTGGTAGTGCTTTAGTTTCATCAATTTTAGGAGCTTATGGATATGATTCTCATTTAGAAATACAAAGTGAAGCAGCTATTAATGGTACAAAGTTATTAATTAGTGTGTATGCTGCAATTCCGTTTTTAATAGGAGTAGGGTTATTATATTTTTATGAAATAGATAAAAAAATGGAATTAAAAATAGAAAAAGAGTTAAACGAAAGAAGAGCAATTTAA
- a CDS encoding glycoside hydrolase family 43 protein, whose amino-acid sequence MPEESIEHINFDELNKKAISQPLVSHIYTADPSAHVFDGKIYIYPSHDIDAGEAFDDLGSHFAMEDYHVLSMDTIDSKAVDNGLALHVKDVPWAKQQMWAPDANEKDGKYYLFFPAKAHDDIFRIGVAISDSPTGPFKAEPEAIKGSFSIDPAVFKDDDGSCYMYFGGLWGGQLQRWRTGEFRADQPESPTAFIPEDNEPALLPYVAKMTDNLLEFDEKPKEIEIIDENGDLLLAKDIDRRFFEAAWMHKHNGKYYFSYSTGDSHFICYAIGDNPYGPFTYAGKVLEPVVGWTSHHSICNVDGKDYLFYHDSSLSKGVTHLRSVKVIEINYNEDGTIQTIEPYRD is encoded by the coding sequence ATGCCAGAAGAAAGTATAGAACACATCAATTTTGATGAATTAAATAAAAAAGCCATTTCACAACCATTAGTGTCTCATATATATACTGCAGATCCATCTGCACATGTATTTGATGGTAAAATATATATATATCCATCTCATGATATTGATGCCGGAGAAGCTTTTGATGATTTAGGAAGCCATTTTGCTATGGAAGATTATCATGTACTATCTATGGATACTATAGATAGTAAGGCTGTAGACAATGGTTTGGCTTTACATGTAAAAGACGTTCCTTGGGCAAAACAACAAATGTGGGCACCAGATGCAAATGAAAAAGATGGGAAATATTATTTGTTTTTTCCAGCAAAAGCACACGATGATATTTTTAGAATTGGTGTTGCAATAAGTGATTCTCCAACAGGACCTTTTAAAGCAGAACCAGAAGCAATTAAAGGTAGTTTTTCTATAGACCCAGCTGTTTTTAAAGACGATGATGGTAGTTGTTATATGTACTTTGGTGGTCTTTGGGGTGGACAATTACAGCGCTGGAGAACAGGTGAGTTTAGAGCAGACCAACCAGAGAGTCCAACAGCATTTATTCCTGAAGATAATGAACCAGCTTTATTGCCTTATGTAGCAAAAATGACTGATAATTTGTTAGAATTTGATGAAAAGCCAAAGGAGATAGAAATTATTGATGAAAATGGAGATTTATTATTAGCAAAAGATATTGATAGACGCTTTTTTGAAGCAGCGTGGATGCATAAGCACAATGGAAAATATTATTTCTCTTATTCTACAGGAGATTCTCACTTTATATGTTATGCTATAGGAGATAATCCTTACGGACCATTTACCTATGCAGGTAAGGTTTTAGAGCCAGTGGTTGGTTGGACCTCACATCACTCTATTTGTAATGTAGACGGTAAAGACTATTTATTCTATCATGATTCTAGTTTATCAAAAGGAGTAACACATTTACGTTCTGTAAAAGTTATAGAAATTAATTATAACGAGGATGGAACAATACAAACAATAGAACCTTATAGGGATTAG
- a CDS encoding cupin domain-containing protein, which yields MGVTPLIFPVSKLFENSDKQNHYEKFYFKDDGLIPNSKLPLLLIKDALPKNEKNPSQWFLQTFKSNNWTNSWTNGIYPFHHYHSTSHEVLGIYSGEAIIHLGGEQGEKIKVTKGDVIIIPAGVGHKKIESLNLGVVGAYPDGRDWDLMRGAKGERPTADNNILSLPIPNEDPLLGKRGGLVKIWFK from the coding sequence TTGGGGGTAACGCCATTGATATTTCCTGTTTCAAAATTATTTGAAAATAGTGACAAACAAAACCACTATGAGAAATTTTATTTTAAAGATGATGGACTAATACCTAATAGTAAATTACCATTACTTCTTATTAAAGATGCTTTGCCAAAAAACGAAAAGAATCCTAGCCAATGGTTTTTACAAACTTTCAAATCCAATAATTGGACCAATTCATGGACAAACGGTATCTACCCTTTTCACCATTACCATAGTACCTCTCATGAAGTTTTGGGAATATATTCTGGTGAAGCGATCATTCATTTAGGAGGAGAGCAAGGTGAAAAAATTAAAGTTACCAAAGGAGATGTTATTATTATACCTGCTGGTGTTGGCCACAAAAAAATTGAAAGTTTAAATCTTGGTGTAGTAGGTGCGTATCCTGATGGTCGTGACTGGGATCTAATGCGAGGCGCTAAAGGAGAGCGTCCAACTGCAGATAATAATATATTGTCACTACCAATACCAAATGAAGATCCGCTTTTAGGTAAGCGTGGTGGATTAGTCAAAATTTGGTTTAAATAA
- a CDS encoding SMP-30/gluconolactonase/LRE family protein: protein MKVKEKLLKTFLGFKSIILVFVLCTSCNAQNKQSNQIIVNGAELVLISDDYEFTEGPAADKEGNVYFTDQPNDRILEWNAKTNLVSEYMKPSGRSNGLYFDNEGNLLSAADEKNELWRINSDKKETVLVRNFEGKKLNGPNDLWVDAKGGIYFTDPYYQRDWWSHKKPQQKENRVYYLAPNADKPIIVSNDNYVQPNGIIGSKDGRKLYVADQADNKTFVFDVQENGNLANKKLFTAKGSDGMTIDNKGNIYLTGADGVTVFNADGEKIEQIAVPKGWTGNVTFGGKDFKTLFITALNSVYTLQMNVKGVRYTN, encoded by the coding sequence ATGAAAGTAAAAGAAAAATTATTAAAAACCTTTTTAGGTTTTAAAAGCATCATTTTGGTTTTTGTATTATGTACTTCATGTAATGCTCAAAATAAACAGAGTAATCAAATTATAGTCAATGGAGCAGAATTGGTCTTAATTTCAGATGATTACGAATTTACAGAAGGACCGGCAGCCGATAAAGAAGGTAATGTTTATTTTACCGATCAGCCAAATGATAGGATTTTAGAATGGAATGCAAAAACCAATTTAGTATCTGAATACATGAAACCTTCTGGTCGTTCAAACGGACTTTATTTTGATAATGAAGGAAATTTACTATCTGCAGCTGATGAAAAAAACGAATTGTGGCGTATCAATTCAGATAAAAAAGAAACGGTTCTAGTACGCAATTTTGAAGGCAAAAAATTAAATGGGCCAAACGATCTTTGGGTTGATGCTAAAGGAGGTATTTATTTTACAGATCCTTATTATCAACGTGATTGGTGGTCTCACAAAAAGCCACAGCAAAAAGAAAATAGAGTCTATTATTTAGCTCCCAATGCAGATAAACCAATTATTGTATCTAATGATAATTATGTGCAACCTAATGGTATTATTGGTTCTAAAGATGGTAGAAAATTGTATGTAGCAGACCAAGCAGACAATAAAACTTTTGTTTTTGATGTTCAAGAAAACGGAAATTTAGCTAATAAAAAACTATTCACAGCTAAGGGTTCTGATGGAATGACTATAGATAATAAGGGAAATATTTATTTAACAGGAGCTGATGGTGTTACCGTTTTTAATGCTGATGGTGAAAAAATCGAACAAATTGCAGTTCCAAAAGGATGGACTGGCAATGTTACATTTGGGGGTAAAGACTTTAAAACACTTTTTATAACTGCTTTAAATTCTGTTTATACTTTACAAATGAATGTTAAAGGCGTTCGGTATACTAATTAA